TCTTTGTTTTCAGAAAAAAATATAAAGACAATTGTTTCATTTTTTAAAATGTTTCTTGTAGCATCCAATCATCCACTTGGTTGAAATAACGATACTGAATCTCAGTGACTTTTTATTCAAACAGAATAAACAACTCTTTCTATGAATAAACATAGTTTAAGAACTTGTCAGTTTTGAACACGACTTTTATAGATTGTCAATGCGGAAAGGAGATAAATAATGAAAATCATCAATATTATTCTTTTTTGTTTTTTATTATTTTTTGTTCCCTTAGCTGTCTCAGCAGATTCAAATTCGGTAGATAATACGCTCAGATCAGAACTCAATGAAAAACTATCGAATGAAGTTAACTACTATAACGAAGGAACAGTGAAAGTAAAAGACTGGAAAACAGCTAATGGGGAGATAATTGAAAATGTGACAGACGAGAATGGGGTGGAAACTAAACCATACAATTCTAAAGTAACGATTATGTATGTTGAATATCAAACGGTCCGTGACCAAATCGTTTATTTTGATAAAACAGGCCTTTTTATTTGGGACCATAACAAAGAAAAGTTTTTAACCTTGTCAAACATCTCTAATATTCCTGAAATAAAAGAATTTTTCACTAATTATTCAGGTGAACTTCACACTAATCTACAAATTTCTAGTCAAATCATTATAATTTCGATGATTCTTTTCATTTTCATTATTCCTCTAATCCAAGCTTTCATTTTAACACCCAAAAAAGCCACATCTCATTTACCAAATAACCAGAGAGTTTATGACTAATAAGAAAAGCGCAAGCGCCTGTTAAGCGACGTACATTAAATAACTCCTCAGAAAAGAGATGCCTACACAGCATCTCTTTTTAAAATTCTTCCCTATAGAGAGGGAAGCTCATGCAACGTGGGCCTCCACGCCCTCTTGATAATTCTGAGCTAGGAACTTCAATTACCTCAAGACCATGTTGGCGTAACAGTTTATTTGAAACATAATTTCGATCGTAAGTTACAACTACTCCAGGTTCAATTGCTAAAGTATTGGACCCATCATTCCATTGTTCCCTAGCAGAAGCAATGGGATCCCCTCCTCCGCAAGGAATGAAGTCTATCTCATTTAAATCCAGCACTTCTTTTAACGTTTCCTTTAAATTAGATCGACGTTCGATTTTTATTTTGTTCTCGTTTTTACTAGGCTGTAAAATAAAGATATTCATATGATCATCTTTTCCTAGAATGGTAGGATGAATGGTAAACTGTTCTTTATTAATCATCGTAAAGACCGTATCTAAATGCATAAAAGCTCTTAATTTAGGTATCTCAATTGCCACTACTCTAGTTATAGATGTTTGATTTTTAAATAAATTTAATGCTAGTTGTTCGATTGCTTGAGGCGTAGTACGAGAGCTTACACCTATAGCAATGGTTTGTTTATTTAATATAAGCTGGTCTCCACCTTCTATTGAGAAAGGACTACTACGCTCAAACCATATTGGAGTGTCTAAATTAGAAAGTCTCGGATGAAAACGAAAGATATAATTAATAAACATGGATTCACGAATTCTAGCTGAACGTGCCATTTTATTAATAGACAGCCCTCTTCCTACAACGGCTGCGGGATCTCTAGTGAAGTACAAATTAGGTAGTGGATCTAAATAAAAGGGATAGTGGTTGTCCATAAATTCATGGAGATGTACTTTCTGGTTTTGGTGGATTTCTGTTTTCAACACGCCTGTCATCGACTTTTCAATGGTATGCTTAGTACTACCTTTTAAAAAAAAATTCTCTCAAATGCTCTTTTGAACCATTTATATTCAACTTATTTTCCATGAGAAGATCATCAACAAATTGTTCTTTAATATCACTTGAATATAATGTTTGTTCAAGCAATGATTCTAAATAATAAACTTCAACACCCTTATCCTTTAACACGTTTGCAAAAACATCATGCTCCTTTTGAATAGTAGGTAAATAAGGTATATCATCAAACAGTAATCGTTCCATATACTGAGGAGTTAAATTCTCTACCTCTTTCCCTGGACGATGAAGAATGACGGATTTTAACTTGCCAATTTCTGATTGAACTTTAAGTGATGTTAGTTTCAATAGTATTCTCTCCCTTTCCCCTAATATATTTATGTTCTGCAATTTCTACAAAATTCCTGTTAAAACTTCCAATATTACGGTTCCTTTTTTTTGATTACCTTTATATATTCTCTTGGTCCAAATTTGAATTGTTTATACTCCTCTTGCTCAACTTGTTTATAGTTAATATTCTCAATATAAGAATTATGTTCATCCTTATCAATCGTGCTATTTAATTGCTTGTCTAAAAAAGCTGCACCAACAAATAAGATAAAAAAAATGAGCAACGCCACCAAACTTTTCTTTTTACTCATCATCTAAACCTCCTCATTGTATATGGTGGCTAATGAAAAAAAATTTATTCTTCTTTCCTATTTAATAAATCATATCCTCTAAAAATGAGACCATAATAAGGTAAGATAAAGTACTTTTCTTCTTGATATTAAGTACGTTATAATATTTTCAGGGTCATCTGACCATGAAATGAAAATTTGAGGAGGTACATCATGTCGCTTTTACACTGGGCAATTCTTTCACCTTTTATTTTTGCCCTTTTCGTTCCATTGTTTTTTAAATACTTAAAAAACATTCATACAGGTTGGTTTGTTCTTCCACTACCAATCTTATTGTTTTTTTATTTCATATCTTTCATTCAAGAAACCATGCATGGTGAAACTATTAAGGAGTCAGTAGCTTGGATTCGATCACTTAATATTTCTTTCACCGCCCATGTGGATGGTTTATCTCTTCTCTTTGCCCTATTAATTACAGGTATTGGGACGCTCGTCATTTTGTACTCAATTTTTTACTTGAATAAACAAAAAGAACAGCTAGGTTCTTTTTATTTGTTCTTAATGTTATTTATGGGAGCGATGCTTGGTGTTGTTTTATCCGACAATATCATCGTTTTATATACATTTTGGGAACTAACAAGCTTATCTTCTTTCTTGTTAATTGGTTATTGGAATAATAGAGAAAAATCTAGATACGGTGCTCAAAAGTCATTATTAATTACCGTTTTTGGTGGGCTATCCATGCTAGGAGGCTTCATCCTCTTATACTTAATAACAGGCACATTCAGCATCCAAGAGATGATGAATCAAACGAATCAAATTTTAAATCATGAGCTTTTCATTCCAACCATGATTTTGATCCTATTAGGTGCCTTTACAAAGTCTGCACAATTCCCTTTTTACATATGGCTTCCAGACGCCATGGAAGCACCGACACCAATCAGTGCTTATTTACATTCAGCTACTATGGTAAAAGCAGGCCTTTATTTAGTAGCAAGATTGAGCCCTATTTTCGCATTTTCTTCTACATGGTTTTGGATTGTATCAAGTGTTGGAATTTTCACCTTACTATGGGGATCAATAAATGCGGTTAAGCAAACAGATTTAAAAGCTATTCTAGCTTTCTCAACTGTCAGCCAACTTGGGATGATAATGTCCCTTCTAGGTGTTGGAGCAGCTTCCTTACACCTTGAAAGTTTAAGCGATGGAATATATCCTGTCGCAACAACAGCAGCCATCTTCCATTTATTTAATCATGCTACCTTTAAAGGAAGCTTATTCATGGTGGCTGGAATTGTTGATCATGAAACAGGAACAAGAGATATTCGTCGTTTAGGTGGACTGATGACTGTTATGCCGATTACGTTTACAATTGCTGTAATTGGTTCTTTTTCAATGGCAGGATTACCTCCGTTCAATGGGTTTTTGAGTAAAGAAATGTTCTTTACTGGTATGGTTGAATTAACACATATGGATTTTTCTAATGTTCAAACATGGGGAATATTATTTCCTATTATCGCTTGGATAGGGAGTATCTTTACCTTTGTTTACTGTATGATCTTTGTATTTAAAACATTTACAGGACCTTATAAACCTGATCAATTAAAGAAACAAGCTCATGAAGCTCCTATTGGTATGTTGATCTCACCCATTATTTTAGCTTCATTTGTAGTGATTGTTTTCTTCTATCCAGACTTGATCTCTCATACGATTTTAGAACCAACTGTTGCAGCGATCCTGCCTGCTCAATATATCGTAGAGGAGATTCACATAAAGCCATGGCATGGATTCAATATCGAATTATTTATGACCATTGGTGTCGTTATTTCAGGTGTTCTCCTTTATAAATTATGGCCGAAATGGCAAGCTATTTATAACATCATGCCAAACAAGCTTACTCTTAACAAAGGTTATGATCACGCCTTAGCTAGTTTAGAAAAAAACTCGTCAAATCTTACAAAACTCTATATGACTGGATTTATTAGAGATTACCTTATTTATATCTTTAGCTTCTTCATTCTTATTTTAGGAGCCACCATGGTGATTAAAGATGGATTTGTTTTCAACACAGAAAATATCACGTCCATACGATTATACGAAGTCATTTTAGCACTTGTGATGGTCGCTGGAACGATCACCACCGTTCTGTCCCGATCAAGACTTACAGCTATCATCGCTTTAAGCTCAGTTGGATACTCTTTATCTTTATTTTTTGTCTTATTTAGGGCTCCAGATTTAGCCTTAACGCAGCTGATTATTGAAACGGTCTCTGTCGCTTTGTTTTTATTAGCTTTTTATCATCTACCTGAATTAACTAAGCACGAAAGAAAATTACATTTTCGTTTTGTTCATATTTTAATCTCATTTGGTGTCGGAATAATGGTTACCTTAATAGCCATTTCTGCCAACAGTCAACGAGTGGGGCAGTCCATTTCTAAGTATTATGAAGATTTTAGCTATAAGATCTCGCTGGTGGAAAAAACATGGTGAATGTTATACTCGTTGACTTTAGAGGTTTTGATACGCTATTTGAAATAACAGTACTTGGAATCGCCTCTTTAGCTATTTACAGTATGATCAAATTAAAGGTTGCAAAGGAGGGGGAAAGTTGATGGCAAATCAAAAAATAAAAACAAACGATGTCATTCTTCAAACAGTTACACAAATCATTTTATTTATTATCATCATCTTTTCTATTTATTTGTTCTTTGCTGGGCATAACGCGCCAGGTGGAGGGTTCATAGGTGGTTTAATGACGGCAAGTGCGATCGTTCTTTTGTTAATTGCCTTTGATATTAAAACTGTAAAAAAAATCATTCCAATAAATTATATATTACTTACCTCTATTGGGTTAATGATCGCCGTATTATCAGGCGTTGGTTCGTTCTTTTATAACGAGTCGTTTTTATCACATACGTTTGATCACTTCCATCTCCCTTTATTAGGTGAGACGGAGTTAGCAACCGCGACCATTTTTGATCTCGGTGTTTACCTCGTTGTAATTGGGGTAACGATGACCATTATTCAAACGATTGGAGAGACGGAATAGTGGAAATAGTAATGTCAGTCGTTGTAGGGATTCTGTTTATGGCAGCAACTTACCTTATTCTATCGAGGAGTTTGTTACGAATCATCATTGGTACTGGGCTATTAAGTCACGGTGCTCACCTTCTCATCCTAACGATGGGAGGTCTAAAACAAGGGGCAGCCCCTCTTTTAAGTGAGAAAGCCGGATCTTATGTTGATCCCTTGCCACAAGCTTTAATATTAACTGCTATCGTTATAAGCTTTGGTGTAACCTCCTTCTTTTTAGTTCTAGCTTATCGCTCGTATCAGGAGCTTGGAACTGACGATATGCACCGATTAAGGGGAAATGACTAAATATGATTAACTTTATTATTTTACCAATTCTTTTACCACTTTTAACAGGGATATTATTGATTTTTTTTAGAAAGCAAATCAAAATACAAAAAGTCATAAGTACATTAATATCGGCAATTAGTATTATATTGTCCATTTACTTAGTATGGTTAGTTCAAACTGAAGGAATTCAAACATTAGAAATTGGCGGTTGGCAAGCACCTTATGGAATTGTGTTAGTAGCCGATATGTTTGCTAGCTTGCTCGTTTTAACAACAAACATCATTGTATTTACATCGCTTCTTTTCTCGTTTAAAACAATCGGAGTTGAGCGAGAAAAGTTCTTTTACTATTCAGGCATTCAATTTTTAGTAACTGGTGTAGTTGGAGCATTTTTAACAGGGGATATCTTCAACCTGTTCGTCTTTTTCGAGGTTATGTTAATGTCTTCTTATTTTCTAATTGTATTAGGTGGAACGAAGATTCAATTAAGAGAATCGATTAAATATATATTAGTAAACGTGATATCATCTGCTTTATTTGTGATAGCTATTGCGTACTTATACGCTCTAACAGGAACGCTAAATATGGCAGATCTAAGCGTAAAAGTATCTGAACTAGGACAATCAGGAATTATTACCGTCATTTCTGTCTTGTTTTTAATTGTTTTCGGACTAAAAGGAGCAATCTTTCCATTGTTTTTCTGGCTTCCTGGGTCTTATAAAGCTCCACCTGCAGCAGTCACTGCACTATTTGGTGCCTTGTTAACGAAAGTAGGGGTCTATTCGATCACTCGTGTTTTCACTTTAATTTTCATTACTGACGTAGGCTTTACTCATGGATTGATTGGTTGGTTGGCAAGCCTTTTCAATGATCTTTGGTGTCATTGGCGCAATTGCTTATTGGGATATTCGCAAGATTGTCATCTATAACATTATCACTGCCGTTGGAGTCATTTTATTTGGGGTTTCAACTATGACATTTGCAGGAGTCAGTGGAGCAGTCTTTTATGTCATTCATGATATTATTATTAAAGGTGCACTGTTCTTCATTATTGGTGCACTGTTCATCTTAACAGGAACGGCAAACTTGAAAAAGATGGGTGGATTAATTCATAATCATCCGTTATTAGCATGGTTATTTTTTATTTCTACTTTATCATTGGCAGGGATTCCACCTTTAAGTGGATTCATTGGAAAGATTAATATCATTCAAGGCGGCTTTGAAACGGAAGACTATGTTATATCCTTCGTTGTTCTTTTCTCAAGTCTACTTGTCTTGTACTCAGCATTAAAAATATTTATCAACGGGTTCTGGGGTGAACAGAAGCTTGCAAAAGATGAAGAAAAAGGATCAATTAATGTACTTTATGTACCGATCACCATTTTAGTTGTTATTTCCATCGCATACGGCTTTGGAGTTGAGCTTATTTACCCGTTCGTTTCTCAAGCGACAGAAACGTTATTAGACCCTACCATTTATATAGAAGCCGTTCTAAAGGAGTAGATGATATGGCTTTTCAAATTTTAATTAACTTCGTCATTGCATTAACTTGGATGTTTCTAAATAACCACTATAGTGGAATATCTTTTATTGTTGGTTATTTGATCGGATTATTTATTATCTTTTCTTTAAGAAGATTCTTTTCGACAAGGTTTTACATGTATAACGTCATTGCTGTAATCAAGCTTGTGTTCATTTTTTTCAAAGAATTAATCCTTTCAAATATTTCTGTTCTCAAGGTTATTCTTTCACCAAAATTGAATATGAAGCCGGGCATTTTCGCTTTAGAAACTGAACTAAAGACCGATTGGGAAATTTCAATCCTTGCTAATCTAATCACGTTAACACCTGGAACACTTGTCATTGATATTTCGGATGATAAGAAAATATTATATATTCATGCAATGGATATTGAGGACGTTGAAAAAGCTAAGTTAGATATAAAAAACACTTTTGAAAAAGCCATACAGGAGGTGAGCAAGTAATGCTACAAACGATTTTTATTGTATCATTAGGAATTATTGCGATCTCCTCTCTCTTCCTTATTTATCGCTTAAC
This portion of the Bacillus carboniphilus genome encodes:
- a CDS encoding Na(+)/H(+) antiporter subunit B, which translates into the protein MANQKIKTNDVILQTVTQIILFIIIIFSIYLFFAGHNAPGGGFIGGLMTASAIVLLLIAFDIKTVKKIIPINYILLTSIGLMIAVLSGVGSFFYNESFLSHTFDHFHLPLLGETELATATIFDLGVYLVVIGVTMTIIQTIGETE
- a CDS encoding Na(+)/H(+) antiporter subunit C; its protein translation is MEIVMSVVVGILFMAATYLILSRSLLRIIIGTGLLSHGAHLLILTMGGLKQGAAPLLSEKAGSYVDPLPQALILTAIVISFGVTSFFLVLAYRSYQELGTDDMHRLRGND
- a CDS encoding Na+/H+ antiporter subunit E gives rise to the protein MAFQILINFVIALTWMFLNNHYSGISFIVGYLIGLFIIFSLRRFFSTRFYMYNVIAVIKLVFIFFKELILSNISVLKVILSPKLNMKPGIFALETELKTDWEISILANLITLTPGTLVIDISDDKKILYIHAMDIEDVEKAKLDIKNTFEKAIQEVSK